CTTCTGAGAAGGCTGCTACAAGTGCAGAAGCCGGTAATCAGGTTGTGTTGAAGGTCTTGCCTTCTGCAACCAAGCTGGAAATTAAAAAAGCGGTAGAGAAGCTGTTCAAGGTAGATGTTCTTGAAGTGCGTACCGTTAATGTTAAAGGCAAGGTTAAGCGCAATCGTTTTGGTCTGGCTAAGAAATCAGATTGGAAGAAAGCTTATATTCGCCTTGAGCAAGGTCAGGACATCGACTTTGCGGTTGCTGAATAAGTCTGGAGCTGAGTCAAATGGCAATTGTAAAAAGTAAACCGACTTCTCCCGGCCGCCGCTTTGTTGTTCGGGTAGTCAATGACGAGCTGCACAAAGGTGGCCCTTACAAGCCGCTGCTGGAGAGTCAGTCGCGCAATGGTGGTCGGAACAACAACGGTCGTATTACTACGCGTCACGTTGGTGGTGGTCACAAGCAGCATTATCGGATTATCGATTTTAAGCGCAACAAAGACGGGGTTCCCGGTATTGTTGAGCGTTTGGAATACGATCCTAATCGCACGGCATTTATTGCGCTGGTGCTGTATGCGGATGGTGAGCGTCGTTACATTATCGCGCCAAAAGCGGTATCAGCTGGCGATCAGTTGATCTCTGGTGAGGCTGCGCCCATTAAGCCAGGTAACGCATTGCCTTTGCGTAATATTCCGGTGGGTAGCACTATTCATTGTGTTGAAATGAAGCCTGGTAAGGGTGCTCAGTTAGCCCGCAGTGCAGGAACTTCAGTTCAGTTGGTCGCTCGTGAAGGTCAATATGCCACGGTGCGCTTGCGCAGTGGTGAGATGCGTAAAGTGTTGTCGGAGTGTCGTGCAACATTGGGCGAAGTCTCCAATAGTGAGCACAGTTTGCGTAAGTTAGGTAAAGCCGGTGCGGCGCGTTGGCGTGGTGTTCGTCCTACCGTTCGCGGTGTGGCTATGAACCCCGTTGATCACCCACACGGTGGTGGTGAAGGTCGTACTTCTGGTGGTCGTCATCCTGTAACTCCATGGGGTGTTCCGACTAAAGGGTATAAGACCCGTAAAAATAAGCGTACAGACAAACTGATTGTCCGTGATCGCCGAAAGTAAGCGGTTGTTAACAGTCAGAGTAAAGAGGATTAGCTTGTGCCACGTTCATTGAAGAAAGGCCCGTTTATCGACCTGCATCTGCTGAAGAAGGTTGAAACGGCTGCAGAGAAAAACGATCGCCGTCCGATCAAAACCTGGTCGCGTCGCTCTATGATCCTGCCCGAAATGGTGGGTTTGACTATCGCGGTCCATAACGGTCGTCAACATGTCCCTGTGCTTGTTTCAGAGGATATGGTGGGGCACAAATTAGGTGAATTTGCTGCGACTCGTACCTATAAGGGTCACGCGGCTGATAAAAAGGCCAAGCGTTAAGCTTGGGCTGAGAGAGGCTTTGAAGATGGAAGTAGCGGCACGTTTAAAAGGTGCAAGAATCTCCGCTCAAAAGGCCCGCCTGGTCGCTGACCAGATCCGTGGCAAGGGTGTCGAGGAAGCGCTGGATACATTGAGTTTCAGCTCTAAAAAAGCAGCTAGCATTATTAAAAAGGTGCTGAATTCTGCAATTGCGAACGCCGAGCATAATGATGGTGCGGACGTTGATGAGCTGAAGGTGTCGACCATTTTTGTGGACGAAGGTATGACCATGAAACGTCTGCGCCCCCGTGCAAAAGGGCGTGCAGATCGGATTCTTAAGCGGTCATGTCATATCACCATTAAAGTTGCCGACACCGAAGGCTAGTAGGAGAGAGACCACATGGGTCAGAAAGTACACCCAACCGGCATTCGGCTGGGAATCGTAAAAGATCACAATTCAGTTTGGTACGCGGGCAATAAGAAGTATGCCCAGCAATTAGTTACCGACCTGGAAGTGCGTGAAATGCTGCAAGCGAAGCTTGCGCATGCGTCAGTTAGCCGCATTGTTATCGAGCGCCCTGCACAAACAGCTCGGATCACGATTCACACTGCCCGCCCCGGCATTGTTATCGGCAAGAAAGGCGAAGACGTTGAGAAGCTGCGCGTTGAGCTTGGTCGAATGATGGGTGTACCAGTGCACATCAATATCGAAGAAGTGCGCAAGCCTGATCTGGATGCCAAGCTCGTAGCGATGAACGTTGCTCAACAGTTAGAGCGTCGCGTAATGTTCCGTCGTGCCATGAAGCGTGTTGTGCAAAATGCAATGCGTCAAGGTGCTGAAGGTATCAAGGTGCAAGTAAGTGGACGTGTTGGTGGTGCTGAAATCGCACGTACCGAATGGTATCGCGAAGGTCGCGTACCGCTTCACACTTTGCGCGCTGATATTGATTACGCTTCACATGAAGCGGCGACTACCTACGGCATCATCGGTGTTAAGGTCTGGATCTTCAAAGGCGAAATCCTGGGTGCCAGACACGATGTTGTCGAGTCGAAGGCAAAGAAAGGTTCTGATTAAGGGTTAGGCAAATGTTACAGCCGAAGCGTACAAAATTTCGCAAGATGCACAAAGGTCGTAACCGCGGACTCGCGGAGCGCGGCAGTCGGGTCAGCTTTGGTGAGTATGGCCTGAAAGCAGTGGGTCGTGGCCGCATTACTGCGCGCCAGATCGAGGCTGCTCGACGTGCCATGACGCGGCATATCAAGCGTGGCGGGAAAATCTGGATTCGTGTATTCCCAGACAAGCCCATTACCGAAAAACCCTTGGAAGTTCGTCAAGGTAAAGGTAAGGGTAACGTGGAATACTGGGTAGCCCAGATCCAGCCTGGAAAAGTACTTTACGAAGTGGAAGGCGTATCTGAGGAGTTGGCGCGTGAGGCATTTGCCCTTGCTGCTGCAAAAATTCCCGTCCAGACCACATTTGTTAAGCGGGTGGTGATGTGATGAAGGCAGTGGAATTACGCGAAAAGTCGACGGACGAGCTGAATGCTCAGTTGCTGCAATTACTTGAAGATCAATTCAAGCTGCGCATGCAAAAGAGTACTGGTCAGTTGGCGCAGACACATCTTCTGAAAAAGACCCGTCAGGACATTGCACGAGTGAAAACTCTGCTACAGGAAAAGGCAGGTAATTAAGATGTCAGAAGTTACTAAAAGCGCCCGTACCGCAACCGGTAAAGTCGTTAGCGACAAGATGGATAAAACCATCACTGTATTACTGGAGCGTCGCGTTAAGCATCCGGTTTACGGAAAATACATAACACGGTCTTCTAAGATCCATGCTCATGATGAAAATAATGAGTGCAAAATGGGTGACTTGGTAACCGTATGTGAGACACGCCCCCTCTCAAAGCTGAAGTCTTGGACTTTGCTGCGAGTAGAGGAAGTATCCACTCAGATTTAATTGGCCGGCGGCCTATGTGCGATGCACAGTTGACGGGTTTGGAGTAAGAAATGATTCAAACAGAAAGTTATTTGGAAGTTGCGGATAACAGTGGCGCACGTCGCGTTATGTGCATCAAGGTGCTGGGTGGCTCTCATCGCCGTTATGCCCGTGTCGGTGATCTGATCAAAGTGACCGTGAAGGAAGCAATTCCTCGTGGCAAGGTCAAAAAAGGTCAGGTAATGACAGCGGTCGTTGTTCGCACCAAAAAAGGTGTTCGCCGTGGCGATGGTTCGTTGATTAAATTCGACGATAACGCCGCAGTGTTGTTGAACAACAATCTTGCACCCATTGGTACCCGTATTTTTGGGCCAGTGACACGCGAATTGCGTGGCGAGAAATTTATGAAGATTATCTCCCTGGCGCCAGAAGTACTGTAAGCGCTGGGTCAGAGACGGCTGAGGTCAGGTTATGCGTAAAATTAAACGTGAAGACGAAGTTATCGTCTTAACCGGAAAAGACAAAGGCAAACGCGGTAAAGTCCAGAAAGTTGTGGACGAGAAGCGCCTGCTGGTTTCCGGTATCAACATGGTGAAAAAACACCAGCGTCCCAATCCCCAGATGGGTGTTCAGGGCGGTATTGTTGAGAAGGAAGCGCCAATTCAGGTTTCCAATGTGGCTATCTACAATTCTGCCACCAAGAAAGCTGATCGTGTTGGCTTTAAGGTAGCGGAAGACGGCACTAAAACGCGCGTTTTTAAATCCAGCGGCGAAGCAGTCGACGCGTAGGGGTAGAAGAAGATGTCACGATTGAGCGAACTTTATCAAAACGAGTTGCGGGCAAAGCTGAAAGAAGAACTTTCTTTGGCTAATCCCATGGAAGTGCCGCGTATCACTAAAATCACTCTGAATATGGGTGTGGGTGAAGCTGCCGCTGACAAAAAAGTATTAGAAGCTGCGTTGTCTGATTTACAAAAAATCAGTGGCCAAAAACCTGTTGTCACCAAAGCCCGCAAATCCATCGCTGGTTTTAAAATTCGTGACGGTTGGCCCATCGGCTGCAAAGTAACGTTGCGCAGTGAGCGCATGTATGAATTCTTGGATCGTTTGGTATCTGTAGCGATTCCCCGAGTTCGTGATTTTCGTGGTATCAGCCCTAAGTCGTTTGACGGCCGCGGTAATTTCGCAATGGGTGTTACTGAGCAAATTATTTTCCCCGAAATCGATTACGATAAGGTGGATAAACTGCGCGGTATGGATATCACTATCACCACAACAGCTCGCAACGATGAAGAGGGACGTGCTCTGTTGAAAGCGTTCAGCTTCCCGTTCAAAGGTTAAAGGTAGAAGTTTATGGCTAAAGAGTCGATGAAGGCCCGCGAAGCGAAGCGCGAGCGTACCGTAAAAAAATACGCTGCGAAGCGTGCTGAATTAAAGGCAATTATCCTTAATCCAGCTGTTAGCGAAGAGGAGCGTTGGGATGCGCAGGTTAAACTGCAAAAGCTTCCCCGCGATGCCAGCCCTACACGTCAACGTAATCGTTGCCAGATAACGGGCCGTCCTCACGGTGTTTATCGGAAGTTTGGTCTTTGCCGTAACCAACTTCGCCAAGCCGCCATGCGCGGTGATGTGCCCGGCCTGGTTAAATCCAGCTGGTAATAGAGAATTTTGCTGTCGCGCTGTGAGCGCGACGAGTAATGGGAGCAAAACATGAGCATGCAAGACCCACTGGCGGATATGCTGACCCGCATCCGCAACGCTCAGATGGCAGGTAAAACTGTCGTCGAGATGCCGTCTTCAACCCTGAAGCAGGCGGTAGCGAAGGTGCTGGAAGAAGAAGGTTATATTGTTGGTTCACGTGTTGATAACGCTACGGCGAAAACAACGTTGTTCGTCGAACTGAAGTATTTTGAAGGCAAACCGGTTATCGCTGAGATCAATCGAGTAAGCCGTCCGGGTCTGCGTTCATATGCTGGCAAGGATGAGCTGCCTTCAGTACGTGCCGGTTTGGGTGTCGCCATTGTCTCGACCAGTCGTGGAGTTATGACTGATCGTGCAGCTCGCGCAGCTGGTGTTGGTGGCGAAGTGCTTTGCACTGTTTTCTAACGTGACAGTTTAAAGAGTTCTAAAGATGTCTAGAGTAGCGAAAAGTCCAGTGACCATCCCTAAAGGGGTTGAAGTCAAACTCGACGCCAGCAGCATCGCAGTCAAGGGCAAGAACGGTAATCTGTCCATGCCTCTGCACGGTGACGTTGAGATTAAAGAAGAAGACGGCCAGCTTGTATTTGCTGCCCGTGAAGGTGCGAAGAATGGTTGGGCGATGGCCGGAACCTCACGCGCACTGGTTAACAATATGGTCGTGGGTGTCAGTGAAGGCTTTCAGCGTAAACTGCTCCTCAATGGTGTTGGTTATCGTGCCAAAGCCGCTGGTAAATCTATCAACTTGGTGCTGGGTTACTCCCACCCAATTGATTATGCTTTGCCAGAAGGTGTTTCGGTTGACACACCAACCCAAACAGAGATTGTCCTGAGCGGCAGTGATAAGCAGCTGTTGGGCAAAGTGGCTTCCGAGATTCGCGCCTTGCGTCCACCAGAGCCTTATAAAGGCAAAGGTGTTCGTTATGCTGACGAGCAAGTTCGTCGCAAAGAAGCGAAGAAAAAGTAAGGGCTAGGTTATGAGCGATAAGAAAGTTTCAAGATTACGTCGCGCCCGCCGCGCTCGCTTTAAAATGCGTGAGCTTCGTGCGGTTCGCTTGTGCATTCACCGTACTCCACGGCATATGTACGCGCAGGTTATTGCCTGTGAGGGCGATAAAGTTCTGGCGAGTGCATCGACGTTGGATAAAGATTTGCGCTCTGCAGCGACTGGCAACATCGATGCAGCAGCAAATGTGGGCAAACTGATCGCTGAGCGGGCTAAGTCTGCTGGCGTGACCAAGGTAGCTTTTGATCGCAGTGGTTTTAAATACCACGGTCGTGTCAAAGCACTGGCAGATGCTGCCCGTGAAAGTGGTCTCGAATTCTAAGGTTTAGGCGATGGCGTATAACGAGCAGAAAGACAAAGCAAACACTGAAGGCCTGGCTGAGAAGCTGGTTCAGGTGAACCGGGTTGCCAAAGTTGTTAAAGGTGGTCGTATCTTCAGTTTCACCGCCTTGACAGTGGTTGGCGATGGCAACGGCAAGGTAGGCTTCGGTCGCGGTAAGGCTCGTGAAGTGCCTGTCGCTATCCAGAAGGCTATGGAGGCTGCCCGCCGCAACATGGTTCAGGTAGACATTAAAGGCGATACCATTCAGTACGCCGTTAAAGGTCGTCACGGTGCTTCTAAGGTTTACATGCAGCCTGCATCTGAAGGTACTGGTGTTATTGCCGGTGGCGCGATGCGCTCTGTGTTGGAAATTGCTGGTGTGCACAACGTGCTTGCCAAGTGTTATGGCTCCACCAACCCGGTAAACGTGGTGCGGGCAACAATCAAAGCACTTCAAGGCGTTTCATCTCCTGACGAAGTTGCTGCAAAGCGTGGTAAGTCAGTCGAAGAGATTCGGGGCTGAAGAACAGGCGGAACGGATTATGAGCAAAATTAAAGTTACCCAAGTGCGCTCCGTAGCAAAGCGCCTTAAGGCACATAAAGCCTGTGTCGCAGGTCTTGGTCTGCGTCGCATCGGTCACACTGTTGAAGTTGAAGATACACCTTCAGTTCGCGGTATGATCAACAAAGTTAATTATTTAGTGCGTGTTGAGGGATAAGTGATGAGCGATCTGCGGTTAAACACGCTGAGTCCTGCACCTGGCCGCGTCAAAGACGGCAAGCGGGTAGGGCGCGGTATCGGCAGCGGCCTTGGTAAAACAGCGGGTCGTGGCCATAAAGGTTTGAAGTCTCGTTCTGGCGGTAGTGTTCGTCCAGGTTTCGAGGGCGGTCAAATGCCTTTGCAAAAGCGTCTGCCAAAATACGGTTTCACTTCTCGTTTGGCTCGCGTCACTGCGCAAATTCGCAGTGCGGAACTGAACGCGGTGGCTGATGACGTGATCGATTTGGATGCGCTGAAACGTGCAGACTTAATCAGCAATAACATTGAACGGGCAAAGATTTTCCTGTCTGGCGATGTGACAAAAGCAGTAACCGTTAAAGGTCTTGCGGTCACTAAAGGTGCTCGCGAAGCGATCGAAAAAGCGGGCGGCAAAGTCGAGGAATAAGGCGGATATCATGGCGAAGTCCAGTCCCTTATCTACTGGAAATCAATCCGGACTAGGCGAGCTTATGGCTCGCCTTCGTTTTCTGTTGATGGCGATTATTGTTTATCGTATTGGCACCCACATACCGGTGCCCGGTATAAACCCGGATCAACTCGCCGCGCTGTTTAATCAAAACCAGGGAACTGTACTGGGTTTGTTTAATATGTTCTCCGGTGGTGCGCTGGAGCGCATGAGTATTTTGGCGCTGGGCATTATGCCCTATATCTCTGCCTCTATTATTATGCAGCTGATGTCTGCGGTGAGTCCGCAGCTTGAGTCGCTTAAAAAAGAAGGTGAGTCCGGGCGGCGTCAAATTAGTCAGTATACGCGTTATCTGACAGTGCTCTTGGCTACACTGCAAGCTACAGGCATGACCGTGGGCTTGGCGAATCAAGGTTTAGCCTACAGCCCTGATTTCACATTCTATTTTGTGGCGGTGGCCTCTTTGGTAACCGGTGCAGTATTTATGATGTGGCTTGGTGAGCAAGTAACTGAGCGTGGTGTTGGCAACGGTATTTCAATGCTGATATTTGCGGGCATTGTCGCAGGCTTGCCTGCAGCAGTGGGTCAGTCTTTGGAGCAGGCACGGCAAGGTGAACTGAATATCTTGGTGTTGCTGGCCATCTTGGTTCTCGCTGTTGCGGTAATTTACCTGGTGGTATTTATCGAGCGGGGTCAGCGTCGCATCACGGTTAACTACGCCAAACAGCAGCGTGGCAACAAGATGTACCAGGCCCAGCAGAGCCATTTGCCATTAAAAGTGAATATGGCGGGTGTTATCCCGGCGATATTTGCCAGCTCGATATTGCTGTTTCCCGCTTCGATTGCCCAGTGGGTGGGTCAAAGTGGCGAGGGTATGGAGTGGTTGCAGGATATGGCATTAGCCATTGGACCTGGGCAACCTCTGAATATCCTGTTGTTTACAGCCTTGATTGTGTTTTTCTGTTTCTTCTATACGGCGTTGATGTTTAACCCTGATGAAGTTGCCGATAACTTGAAAAAATCTGGTGCGTTTTTGCCTGGGATTCGTCCCGGCAAACAGACTGCCAGCTATATCGATGATGTTTTAACTCGATTAACCATGTTTGGCTCTATCTATATTGCCGGCGTGTGTTTGCTACCCCAATTTTTGGTGGTGTTCTGGAACGTGCCTTTCTATCTGGGCGGAACATCATTGCTAATCGTGGTAGTTGTAGTAATGGATTTTATGGCGCAAGTTCAGTCACATCTGATGTCTCATCAGTATGACTCGGTCATGAAAAAAGCGAACCTTAAGAATTATGGTGGTGGCGCGCGCTAAAACGCCGCAACCCGGGCTTTCGATTGGAGTAGCACAATGAAAGTACGTGCATCAGTAAAGGCAATGTGCCGCAATTGTAAAATTGTTCGCCGCAAAGGTGTTGTTCGAGTGATTTGCAGTGCAGAGCCTCGTCACAAGCAGCGGCAGGGCTAAGTAATATGCCGCGGATGGACTTGATTTAAAGTTCTGTTGCAGCTAGACTACCGCGCCTTTCGCGCAGTGGGTCTGCTGCACCCGTTGATTATTGCTAAGCGTAAAGTATCAAGCTTAATTGGAGTAACCTGAATGGCTCGTATAGCGGGTGTCAACATACCAGATAACAAGCACGCGGCTATCTCGCTGACTTACATCTACGGCATAGGTCGTACTACAGCGAAAGATCTGTGTGCTAAGACTACTATTGCAGAAGATGCAAAAATTGCCGATTTGTCTGAGGAACAGTTAGACGCATTGCGTAATGAGATTGCCAAGCTCTCAGTAGAAGGTGATCTGCGTCGAGTGGTGTCTATGAACATCAAGCGTCTGCTGGACTTGGGCTGCTACCGTGGCCTTCGTCATCGTAGAAGCTTACCTCTGCGCGGACAGCGTACTAAAACGAATGCGCGTACCCGTAAAGGTCCACGCAAGCCGATCCGCAAGTAAAAACCTGCGGTTCGTCGTCCCTTTAGTGTAGCTACACCAAATGTGTAGTGTTGATATTAGAGTATAGGAAGTAAAAATGGCCAAACCTGGCAAGCAAGCTCCACGTAAAAAGGTCAAAAAGACCGTCGTGGATGGCGTAGCACATGTGCATGCGTCATTTAATAACACCATCATTACGATTACCGACCGTCAGGGCAATACCCTGAGCTGGGCCACTGCTGGTGGTAGCGGTTTCCGCGGTTCGCGTAAAAGTACGCCTTTTGCTGCTCAGGTGGCTGCAGAGCGTGCGGGTAATGCTGCAAAAGAATATGGTTTGAAAAACTTGGATGTGGAAGTAAAAGGTCCTGGTCCAGGTCGCGAGTCGGCAGTTCGTGCATTGAACAACTGCGGCTACAAAATCACTAACATCACTGACGTGACGCCTATTCCACACAATGGTTGTCGTCCTCCCAAGAAACGTCGCGTGTAATTAACAGTTGAGGAATACAAAGAATGGCTAGATATTTGGGCCCAAGCTGTAAATTAGCCAGACGGGAAGGTACTGATCTGTTCTTGAAGAGCGGCGTTCGTCCCCTGGATTCTAAATGTAAAGCAGAAACGGCACCTGGCATGCATGGCGCACGTCGCGGTCGCTTATCTGACTACGGTGTACAGCTTCGCGAAAAGCAGAAAGTTCGTCGTATGTACGGCGTCTTAGAAAAGCAATTCCGTAGCTACTACAAAAAAGCCGCTGGCAAAAAAGGCGCAACAGGCGAAAACCTGCTGCAATTGCTGGAAGGTCGTTTGGATAATGTTGTTTACCGTATTGGCTTTGGTTCGACTCGTGCAGAATCGCGTCAGTTGGTTTCACACAAGTCTGTAACGGTTAACGGCGCAGTGGTTAACGTACCTTCTTATCAGGTACAGGCTGGCGACGTTGTGAGCATCCGTGAGAAATCCAAAAACCAATTGCGTATCCAGTCAGCTATGACCTTGGCTGCACAGCGTGGTGAAGTGTCCTGGATCGATGTGAATGCGAGCAAGCTGGAAGGCGTTTACAAATCTGCCCCAGATCGTAGCGACTTGTCTTCTGAGATCAACGAGCAACTGATTGTTGAGCTTTACTCGAAGTAAGTTATCCCTAGGACATTCTCACTACAGGTGATCTATGCAAAGTGCAGTGAACGAATTTTTAACACCTCGGGTTATTCAAGTTGAAGAACTGGGCGCTACTCGTGCCAAGGTAACCTTGGAGCCTTTAGAGCGCGGTTTTGGCCACACGCTGGGCAACGCTCTTCGCCGTATTTTGCTGTCGTCTATGCCGGGTTGCGCTATTGTTGAAGCAGAAATCGATGGCGTACTCCATGAATACAGCGCAATGGAAGGTGTTCAGGAAGACGTTATTGAAATCCTGCTGAACCTGAAAGAAGTTGCTGTTGTGTTGCACGGCAAAGATCAAGCGGTACTCACGCTTAGCAAAAAAGGCGCGGGTCCGGTGACAGCGGGTGACATTCAGACTGATCACGAAGTTGAGGTGATGAACCCTGAGCATGTGATTGCCCATCTGAATAGCGACGGTGACATCAACATGCGTTTGACCGTGAATCGTGGTCGCGGTTATGTCCCTGCTGATTCTCGTGAGACGGGTGACGAAGAGACTCGCTCCATTGGTCGTTTGCAGTTAGATGCGAGCTACAGCCCCATCAGCCGTGTTAGCTATGTGGTTGAAAGCGCTCGTGTTGAGCAGCGTACTGACTTGGATAAGTTGGTTCTGGATTTGGAAACCAATGGCACAATTGATTCTGAAGAAGCGATTCGTCGCGCAGCGACTATTCTTCAGCAGCAGCTGGCTGTGTTTGTTGATCTTGAAAGCGAAGGTGAGTCTGAGCCTTCCCGCGAAGAAAACGAAGTGGATCCAATTCTGCTGCGTCCAGTTGATGATCTTGAACTTACAGTTCGATCTGCAAACTGCCTGAAAGCTGAAAATATTTACTACATCGGTGACCTTGTACAGCGTACCGAAGTAGAGCTGCTGAAGACCCCGAACCTGGGTAAGAAGTCGCTGACAGAAATCAAGGACGTGCTGGCATCCCGTGGCCTCTCTTTGGGTCTGCGTCTGGATAACTGGCCGCCTGCTAGCTTGAGAAACGACGATCGCGTTTTGGCCTGATCGTCACGCGATTGAACAGTATTTGCTGAGATAGCAATCTTTATTTAAAGGAAAACGACATGCGCCATCGTCAAAGCGGCCGTCAACTAAACCGTAATAGCTCACATCGCAAAGCGATGTTCCGCAATATGACGGCTTCCCTGGTGGAACACGAGCTGATTAAAACTACTGTCCCCAAAGCGAAAGAGCTGCGTCGTTACGCTGAGCCTCTTATCACCTTGGCCAAGTCAGACAGCGTTGCCAATCGCCGCTTGGCGTTTGACCGTCTTCGCTGCGACGAAGCGGTGGGTAAATTGTTCTCTGAACTTGGCCCGCGGTATGAAGGTCGTCCTGGTGGTTACCTGCGCATCATGAAGTGTGGTCTGCGTACTGGCGACAAAGCACCAATGGCTTACGTTGAATTGGTAGATCGTCCGCAAATTGAAGAAGAGGAAGGCGACGAAGATTAAGTTCTTCTAAGCTGAAATCTTTATAAAACCGGCTCTTGAGCCGGTTTTTTTATGTCTGCTGTTTTGGGGTGGATGTTGCTGGAAGGGTTTTGCGCTGCGTGTTGTTTTATGTTGCTTGCTGGAGCGCAAAAAATTTGGCCTAGACGACCGACGTGGACGCGTGTTTAGGCGTGCTATGAGGCGCGAGTAAGCTGAATGAATTGAAGACTGCGCAGCGACAAGTGGTGCGCAGTCTTTAATCTGCTATCGAGAGCGACGGATTAAGCTATTTTTGCGGATCTGATGTTTGCCAGCAGTGGAGCCAAAAAGCGGCCCGTGTGGGATTGCGTCATTTCGGCCACGTCTTCTGGGCTGCCCTCTGCAATGATTTCACCGCCACCAGAGCCGCCTTCGGGGCCAAGGTCAATCAGCCAGTCGGCGGTTTTAATGACATCTAGATTATGTTCGATGACAACAACGGTGTTGCCGTGATCTCTTAAACGGTGGAGTACCGCCAAGAGTTGTTGGATGTCTTCGAAGTGAAGTCCGGTGGTGGGTTCATCTAGAATGTATAAGGTTTTACCGGTATCGCGTTTTGATAGCTCTCTTGCCAGCTTAACCCGTTGAGCTTCGCCCCCTGACAAGGTGGTTGCTGCCTGACCAAGTCGAATATAACTTAAGCCAACGTCCATTAGTGTTTGTAATTTTTTGAAAATAGAGGGGACATTTTCAAAAAATCCGCAGGCGTCTTCTATGGTCATTTCCAATACTTGGTGGATATTCTGGCCTTTATACAGAATGTCCAAGGTTTCCCGGTTGTAACGTTTGCCCTGACAGACTTCGCAGGACACATAGATGTCCGGCAGAAAGTGCATTTCTACTTTGGTAACACCATCGCCTTGGCAAGCCTCGCAGCGGCCACCTTTTACGTTAAAACTAAAACGGCCAACTTTGTAACCGCGGGACCGCGCTTCCTCGGTGCCGGCAAACAACTCTCTGATGGGCGTGAATATACCTGTGTAGGTAGCGGGGTTAGAGCGCGGTGTTCTACCAATAGGACTTTGGTCAATATCGATACATTTGTCGACTTGATCCATGCCTTGGATATTTTTGTAGGGCGCAGGGGTTAAGGTGGTGGCACCATTTAACTCCGTTGCGGCAATGGGGTAGAGGGTGTGATTGATCAAGGTGGATTTCCCTGAGCCAGAAACACCAGTAATACAGGTCATCAAGCCAAGAGGAAGCTTTAAATCTACGGTTTTTAGGTTGTTACCGCTGGCACCTGTTAATGAAATGGCTTTGTCCCAGTCGGGTTTGTTGCGCTGGTCTGGCGTACGAATTTCTTTTGCACCGGAGAGGTATTGGCCAGTTAGGGAATCTTTGCAGCTAAGGATACTTTCTAGATCGCCTTCGGCAACGACTTGGCCGCCATGAACGCCAGCACGGGGGCCGATATCAATAATGTGGTCGGCGGTACGAATGGCGTCTTCATCATGTTCTACAACGATCACAGTGTTGCCGATATCTCTAAGGTGACGGAGGGTGCCAAGTAGCCGCTCGTTATCGCGTTGATGAAGGCCGATGGAGGGCTCGTCGAGAATATACATAACACCAACAAGTCCCGCGCCAATTTGACTGGCCAGGCGAATGCGTTGGGCTTCTCCTCCGGAAAGCGTATCT
The DNA window shown above is from Spongiibacter sp. IMCC21906 and carries:
- the rpsD gene encoding 30S ribosomal protein S4, whose amino-acid sequence is MARYLGPSCKLARREGTDLFLKSGVRPLDSKCKAETAPGMHGARRGRLSDYGVQLREKQKVRRMYGVLEKQFRSYYKKAAGKKGATGENLLQLLEGRLDNVVYRIGFGSTRAESRQLVSHKSVTVNGAVVNVPSYQVQAGDVVSIREKSKNQLRIQSAMTLAAQRGEVSWIDVNASKLEGVYKSAPDRSDLSSEINEQLIVELYSK
- the rplQ gene encoding 50S ribosomal protein L17; translated protein: MRHRQSGRQLNRNSSHRKAMFRNMTASLVEHELIKTTVPKAKELRRYAEPLITLAKSDSVANRRLAFDRLRCDEAVGKLFSELGPRYEGRPGGYLRIMKCGLRTGDKAPMAYVELVDRPQIEEEEGDED
- the rpoA gene encoding DNA-directed RNA polymerase subunit alpha; translated protein: MQSAVNEFLTPRVIQVEELGATRAKVTLEPLERGFGHTLGNALRRILLSSMPGCAIVEAEIDGVLHEYSAMEGVQEDVIEILLNLKEVAVVLHGKDQAVLTLSKKGAGPVTAGDIQTDHEVEVMNPEHVIAHLNSDGDINMRLTVNRGRGYVPADSRETGDEETRSIGRLQLDASYSPISRVSYVVESARVEQRTDLDKLVLDLETNGTIDSEEAIRRAATILQQQLAVFVDLESEGESEPSREENEVDPILLRPVDDLELTVRSANCLKAENIYYIGDLVQRTEVELLKTPNLGKKSLTEIKDVLASRGLSLGLRLDNWPPASLRNDDRVLA